A stretch of DNA from Paramisgurnus dabryanus chromosome 19, PD_genome_1.1, whole genome shotgun sequence:
AGAGTCATTCAGGTCAGACAAGCGGAAAATTTCTCACTGCGTCATCTCTATCCCTATATAATGTTTTCAACATTTGTGTTAAAACTCTGTAGGGTTGTCTTATTAGTCAAATTAAAGACTAACATTTGTGGTCATGAAAAGATACCCATACAAGTTTCAGACAACTTATAGCTTAGATGCTGAAAAGTATTGGGTAGgagcaaaaaaaatttttaaataaaagttttatttttatttgctgAACAGCTGCTTTGCAAAGTCAAGAATCCTGCATTTTTATCATACAGTTATCTCGACACCTTACAATATTCAGCAACACTGCCATCTATCAGCCAGAAAATACATTGCAATAATACTACAAGaaagaaatatttatttaaatgaatgttcCAGATACAGTAaatgcagttaaaaaaaaaacatgaggcCACATCATTgtacaaaaatgattttttgtCTGGCAAGATTCAAATTATTGTAAAATACAGGGTTCCCTGTatcatggaattttacaaaGTCTATTCCTGACGTTGGAAGTCAGggaattaatttatatatattttttgaccaAGTCATGAAATATCAGAGATTTTGTTTGTCACTTTATATTGTAGTTCAAAATGTAATCCGCTTGTTAAGTTGTGATACAATGAATGCCGTTTCTGGGGCATCCTCCATTGATTTTAAGTGAAACTACAATTTGTCTATTTGCATTGTTTCTTAATTTCATGCATTTAAGCTAATTTTTATAACTTGTCAAGATTCCAGGTCTGAAACAAAGTTTCCATCTGAGATAAAATCTGTAACGTTTTCAATCTTCTTTTCCTTAGTACCGAGGTTGATTCCTTCGTAAAAAAGGATGAAAACCAGAACGAGGAACTTGAAGAGAATCATCTATGTCTGACCAATCCCAGGAGCTCCTTGGCGGAGGAAACTCAGTATGTACTGATTCATACCTGCTAACCAGTATTTGATCTGAGTTATTGCATTGCAATCAGCATTactaatattttaattttttttacttgacaGGATCAAACCTTCAGATTTTGACTACTTGAAGATCATTGGAAAGGGAAGCTTTGGAAAGGTACAAAGATTCGACTAATGCAATGCACTGCAGTCGGTAATGTCAATCTACATCAGTCTTAACTGTACTGTATCTTATTTATTAGGTCCTGCTTGCACGGCACAAAGAAAGTGAACAGTACTACGCCGTGAAGGTGCTACAGAAGAAAATCATTCTTAAAAAGAAAGAGGTGAGACCTAATGCATGATTACGAATACATGAGAGCCATTCTCGGTCACAATTATAATAACAATCCCTCTCAAATTATATTCTAGCAAAAGCATATCATGGCAGAAAGGAGCGTATTGATGAAGAACATCAAACATCCGTTTCTTGTCGGCCTGCACTTCTCCTTTCAAACCACAGACAAGCTTTACTTTGTATTAGACTACGTCAATGGAGGCGAGGTGAGTAAACAATGTATTCAGGCTCCTGCGTAGCCGAAAGTGGCCACACCTCAGCTCAAAATAGATGTAAACAAACTCTTTTTATCATTTGCTTCTGCAGCTGTTCTACCACCTCCAGCGCGAGAGGGTGTTTCTAGAGCCCAGGGCACGATTTTATGCTGCTGAAATTGCCAGCGCACTTGGTTACCTTCACTCCCTGCACATAGTTTACAGGTATGCAATcgcagcgccccctagtggagAACACTGTTGCCTCAATTCCGCGAGACCATGGGATTTAACTTGTCATTTTTTACAGAGATCTAAAGCCGGAAAACATCCTGTTGGATTCTCAGGGCCACATTGTACTCACAGATTTCGGTCTATGCAAAGAGGGACTGGATCCCAACGCAACGACCACAACATTTTGTGGAACCCCTGAGGTCAGTTTGATACAAATGGTTTATTCCTAAAATAGCTTGAGACTAGAAATTTAATTTTGAACCATGtct
This window harbors:
- the LOC135783428 gene encoding serine/threonine-protein kinase Sgk1 isoform X2, giving the protein MNMKTGKKSFIAFIKERKMGLNDFIQKLMSNPPICPHTEVDSFVKKDENQNEELEENHLCLTNPRSSLAEETQIKPSDFDYLKIIGKGSFGKVLLARHKESEQYYAVKVLQKKIILKKKEQKHIMAERSVLMKNIKHPFLVGLHFSFQTTDKLYFVLDYVNGGELFYHLQRERVFLEPRARFYAAEIASALGYLHSLHIVYRDLKPENILLDSQGHIVLTDFGLCKEGLDPNATTTTFCGTPEYLAPEVLQKQAYDRTVDWWCLGSVLFEMLYGLPPFYSRNTAEMYNNILHKPLVLKPNVSNAGRDLLEGLLHKDRTKRLGSKDDFLELKFHSFFSPINWEDLMSKKITPPFIPSVSGPTDLRHFDPEFTHLPVSTSLCNNDYLHVTSSVREAAGAFPGFSYGPPADHAFQ